A stretch of Cytophagales bacterium DNA encodes these proteins:
- a CDS encoding CPBP family intramembrane glutamic endopeptidase: protein MIETLLNAIKQVLAFAAIPFIVYLIREKKVAGFLDYIGLKKSSRKANLYALLLMLVLASTMFIAILVDKGFIEVLHDPRSVTGKLRMMGFGTESIFTLLVVASLKTSLSEEIFFRGFVAKRLIAVTNYKTGNIIQAVIFGGIHTLLFLAITQNVLFLVIIFIIPTIGAYVKVHLNEKLADGSIIPGWIAHASANLLAYSLIAFVL from the coding sequence ATGATCGAAACACTACTCAACGCCATTAAACAAGTATTGGCCTTTGCAGCAATACCCTTTATAGTTTATCTGATCCGAGAAAAGAAGGTCGCTGGTTTTCTAGATTACATAGGACTCAAAAAATCTTCACGAAAAGCCAATCTATATGCCCTATTGCTAATGCTTGTGTTAGCTTCTACCATGTTCATTGCCATACTTGTTGATAAAGGGTTCATTGAAGTTTTGCATGATCCCAGGAGCGTAACGGGTAAACTAAGAATGATGGGTTTCGGAACGGAATCTATATTCACATTGTTGGTTGTGGCCAGTCTTAAGACCAGTCTTTCAGAAGAGATCTTTTTCCGTGGTTTTGTGGCCAAAAGACTAATTGCAGTTACTAATTACAAAACAGGCAACATCATTCAGGCGGTGATTTTTGGAGGCATTCACACACTGCTTTTCCTTGCGATTACTCAGAATGTCTTATTTCTGGTGATCATTTTTATCATTCCCACCATTGGAGCGTATGTCAAAGTCCATTTGAATGAAAAGCTTGCTGATGGTAGCATTATTCCAGGCTGGATTGCCCATGCTTCTGCCAATTTGCTGGCTTACAGTTTGATAGCATTTGTGTTGTGA
- a CDS encoding helix-turn-helix transcriptional regulator — MKIVVTLDVVMAQRKMKLSELSEKVGISMTNLSLLKTGKAKGIRFGTLLAICEALNCEPGDVIQIEK; from the coding sequence ATGAAGATTGTTGTAACGCTGGATGTGGTGATGGCACAGCGCAAAATGAAACTTTCTGAGCTGTCGGAGAAAGTGGGCATTTCCATGACTAATCTCTCGCTGCTAAAGACAGGCAAAGCCAAAGGCATTCGTTTTGGGACACTGCTTGCCATTTGTGAAGCCCTGAATTGTGAACCCGGAGATGTCATTCAAATTGAAAAGTAA
- a CDS encoding NeuD/PglB/VioB family sugar acetyltransferase produces MKNLVILGGSGIGMIAASVAHDLGNYKVKGFLNDVVEVGSSIGKYNKIPVIGRTDDLESLLKEDNTEIFIAYVGLSKEKETFEKIESLKIPADRYANLIHPTAIIPRGFCHIGNGVMMSPLSQLSPDTTLEDNCILLPNSFVGHDSTLERFAHVATNGVIGANVRVGKAVHIGSNATIREKVNIGDYSLIGAGAVVLQDVDSNSVVVGNPARVIQERK; encoded by the coding sequence ATGAAGAATCTTGTAATACTTGGAGGAAGTGGAATCGGCATGATTGCCGCATCGGTCGCACATGATCTTGGCAATTACAAAGTAAAAGGATTCTTAAATGATGTAGTTGAAGTGGGCTCCTCGATCGGGAAGTACAATAAAATTCCGGTTATAGGGAGAACAGATGATTTAGAATCATTATTAAAAGAAGATAATACTGAAATCTTCATTGCCTATGTAGGCTTATCGAAAGAGAAGGAGACTTTTGAAAAAATTGAATCACTAAAAATCCCGGCAGACAGATACGCAAACCTAATTCATCCCACGGCCATTATCCCTCGGGGGTTTTGTCATATTGGTAATGGTGTCATGATGTCCCCGTTAAGTCAACTTTCGCCGGACACAACATTAGAAGACAACTGTATTTTATTACCTAATTCATTTGTTGGGCACGACAGTACACTTGAGCGCTTTGCACACGTCGCAACAAATGGAGTGATCGGAGCAAATGTTCGAGTAGGAAAGGCCGTTCATATCGGGAGTAATGCGACCATCCGCGAAAAGGTCAATATCGGTGATTATTCTCTAATTGGTGCTGGCGCTGTAGTTCTACAGGACGTAGACTCCAATTCAGTTGTAGTGGGAAATCCTGCAAGAGTTATCCAGGAAAGGAAATAA
- the phhA gene encoding phenylalanine 4-monooxygenase: MSLQQIYANYREEDFQVWNVLFERQQQNLPNAASQAYLDGLDKIGFVADRIPDFKEVNRLLKEITGWELVVVPGIVPDYTFFELMSNKRFPATTWLRKMKELDYLEEPDMFHDVFAHVPLLTNQAFVDFLEALSNIGLEYHDNPFAIDILSRVYWYTVEFGLIRESVGTRIYGAGILSSAGETKFCLSDEPPHYDFSVQHIADTGYTKSVFQDRYFVIESYEQLYESIPEVKAVVEEMAASKAGAVPA, encoded by the coding sequence TTGTCATTGCAACAGATTTATGCCAATTACAGAGAGGAGGATTTCCAGGTGTGGAATGTCCTTTTCGAACGCCAGCAGCAAAACCTTCCTAATGCGGCGAGCCAGGCTTATCTGGATGGTCTGGACAAAATCGGATTTGTGGCAGATCGTATTCCCGATTTCAAGGAAGTCAACCGATTGTTGAAAGAGATCACCGGCTGGGAATTGGTGGTGGTTCCGGGTATTGTGCCCGATTACACCTTCTTTGAGTTGATGTCCAATAAACGCTTTCCGGCTACTACGTGGCTGCGAAAAATGAAGGAGCTGGATTATCTGGAAGAGCCAGACATGTTCCATGATGTCTTCGCCCATGTGCCTTTATTGACCAACCAGGCCTTTGTGGATTTTCTGGAAGCTTTAAGCAATATCGGCCTGGAATACCATGACAATCCTTTTGCCATTGATATTCTTTCCAGAGTTTACTGGTACACCGTAGAATTTGGCTTGATCCGTGAGTCAGTCGGTACGCGTATTTATGGTGCCGGGATACTGTCTTCTGCGGGAGAAACAAAATTCTGCTTGTCCGATGAGCCACCTCATTATGACTTTTCGGTACAACACATTGCGGATACAGGCTACACCAAAAGTGTATTCCAGGACCGATATTTCGTCATCGAATCCTACGAGCAATTGTATGAGTCTATTCCTGAGGTTAAGGCGGTTGTAGAAGAAATGGCGGCCAGCAAAGCGGGAGCCGTTCCCGCTTGA
- a CDS encoding CoA ester lyase — protein sequence MKNPYLMRSLMFVPGHNERLLNSASRSDADVLLLDLEDSVQPEESKQVARDLIKQYLNDGRFEGRSIFPRVNDRESGQLLKDVYQLTIPGIAGFMYPKSRTAQDIYFFDKLLETIEFEKGIEKGHFKIIALIETSAAVVNINEICACSDRVVAVAYGCEDFVADLEGIHDAEGMSLFVPRALIAMAARANNVIPVDTVHIKVHDLGDLERNLKIARNLGFEGMLVLNPKELPIVHQYFSPTPEEVNDALDTIQLYNESKKNNVGVAIKNNKFIGPPMVTLAEGVLERNRKIESKNSKR from the coding sequence ATGAAAAATCCATATTTAATGCGTAGTTTGATGTTCGTTCCTGGACATAACGAGCGGTTATTAAATAGCGCCAGTAGATCCGATGCAGATGTTCTTTTGCTGGATTTAGAGGATTCCGTCCAACCCGAGGAATCAAAACAAGTGGCACGGGACCTAATAAAGCAGTATCTGAATGATGGTCGATTTGAAGGTCGATCAATTTTCCCCAGGGTCAATGATAGAGAAAGTGGTCAATTACTTAAAGATGTTTATCAATTGACCATTCCGGGTATTGCTGGATTCATGTATCCGAAATCCCGAACAGCTCAGGATATATATTTCTTCGACAAACTATTGGAAACGATTGAATTTGAAAAGGGAATTGAAAAAGGCCATTTCAAGATCATAGCTTTGATTGAAACTTCCGCTGCTGTCGTCAATATTAATGAAATTTGTGCTTGTTCGGATAGAGTTGTGGCCGTTGCTTATGGGTGTGAAGATTTCGTTGCAGATTTAGAAGGGATTCATGATGCAGAGGGAATGAGTCTGTTTGTTCCTCGAGCTTTAATTGCGATGGCTGCCCGGGCTAATAATGTGATCCCCGTTGATACGGTCCATATCAAAGTACATGATCTTGGTGATCTGGAAAGAAACTTGAAGATCGCCAGAAACTTAGGCTTTGAAGGAATGCTCGTGCTAAACCCTAAAGAACTTCCTATTGTTCATCAATATTTCTCACCTACCCCTGAAGAGGTAAATGATGCTCTTGACACCATACAATTGTACAATGAAAGCAAAAAAAATAATGTTGGTGTGGCTATAAAGAACAATAAGTTTATAGGGCCGCCTATGGTGACACTTGCGGAGGGCGTTTTGGAAAGAAACCGTAAGATTGAATCAAAAAATTCTAAAAGATGA
- a CDS encoding T9SS type A sorting domain-containing protein: MELHINQPARILSLICLVLLPMIVNAQCPTEAQLESGGTLNIPTNNDCSSAVSCTITSADFWDIDGNITVESCVTLNLNQNSSWLYILGGTFTINEGATVNTNRRLIVDGATVIVNGDLNVGDGNGTDNLVLTNGGSITVATTGSVDVGNGNIRVGGNNGGNTGTFTVNGSVTSSGNINIRNNGTLEGSGQVSYGGTFSTSGETTQSFTTCTEGSSNTSCGATTLPVKLLSFKTSLASPGTAQLDWSTATELNNEGFYVEKSTDGIDFESIGFVEGNGTTDEQKHYQFYDRSVHGNSYYRLRQVDFDGQFEFSPIAFVQAAEHDAIPQLGIYPNPVVSSFQFTKSLEGVFDWALVNTSGQKLFSQQNLTVPQAELQLNEMINRLDAGTYMILMQNGEGRQHIRMLKQ, from the coding sequence ATGGAACTTCATATCAACCAACCCGCCCGAATTTTAAGTCTGATCTGTTTGGTCTTACTGCCAATGATTGTGAATGCCCAGTGCCCCACAGAAGCCCAATTAGAAAGCGGCGGAACGCTCAATATTCCTACGAATAATGATTGCAGTTCTGCTGTGTCTTGTACAATTACTTCTGCTGACTTCTGGGATATCGATGGTAACATCACGGTTGAATCTTGTGTCACCCTTAATCTCAATCAAAATTCAAGCTGGCTATATATCCTGGGGGGTACCTTCACCATCAATGAGGGCGCAACGGTAAATACCAATCGCCGCCTGATTGTAGATGGAGCGACTGTGATTGTGAATGGTGATTTGAATGTCGGGGATGGAAATGGTACCGATAATCTTGTTTTGACCAATGGAGGGTCAATCACAGTAGCGACAACAGGTTCGGTAGATGTGGGAAATGGTAATATAAGAGTAGGCGGAAACAACGGTGGAAATACAGGGACTTTTACCGTAAATGGGTCGGTTACATCTAGTGGTAACATTAACATTCGTAATAATGGGACCCTGGAAGGAAGTGGTCAGGTAAGCTACGGAGGTACTTTTTCAACGTCCGGTGAGACGACTCAATCCTTCACAACATGTACAGAAGGAAGTAGTAATACTTCGTGCGGAGCAACCACACTTCCTGTCAAACTCTTGAGCTTCAAAACGAGCCTCGCTTCACCAGGTACCGCTCAATTAGATTGGTCTACTGCCACAGAATTGAATAACGAAGGGTTCTATGTAGAGAAAAGTACGGACGGTATTGACTTTGAATCCATTGGATTTGTAGAAGGGAATGGAACTACCGATGAACAAAAACACTATCAATTTTACGATCGGTCTGTACATGGTAACAGCTATTACCGACTGAGACAAGTTGATTTCGACGGTCAGTTCGAATTCAGTCCTATTGCCTTTGTGCAAGCAGCTGAACATGATGCCATTCCTCAATTAGGAATTTATCCTAATCCGGTCGTTTCGAGCTTTCAATTCACAAAATCTCTTGAAGGTGTGTTCGATTGGGCATTGGTCAACACTTCCGGTCAGAAATTATTCTCTCAACAAAATTTAACGGTTCCTCAAGCAGAGCTTCAATTGAATGAAATGATCAATCGATTGGATGCGGGTACCTATATGATCCTGATGCAAAATGGCGAAGGCCGGCAGCACATCCGCATGCTGAAGCAATAA
- a CDS encoding DUF2975 domain-containing protein, protein MKQNNSLLIAYRILQFFFGFCGLLFVVFTIVMIMGITDAAFAEQFNIPDAGQPGAGVSLNWCKADCNDSVNQLSVIPTATKWWILIRASIFFVLTLLIMRRAAILLKTVIDGKTFYRENIEAFSQMAKYGLLIAALSAFNFYYKGDVEEASLFSWSLDVPFVPLMFALGCKVLAEIFKQGQLLSEENQSFV, encoded by the coding sequence ATGAAACAAAATAACAGCCTGCTAATTGCTTATCGTATCCTGCAATTCTTCTTTGGGTTTTGTGGCCTATTATTCGTGGTATTCACCATTGTGATGATCATGGGAATAACTGATGCTGCTTTTGCTGAGCAATTCAACATTCCTGATGCGGGACAACCTGGCGCAGGTGTAAGCCTGAATTGGTGCAAAGCAGATTGCAATGATTCCGTGAATCAGCTGAGTGTGATCCCTACGGCAACGAAATGGTGGATCCTGATTCGAGCCAGTATTTTTTTCGTGTTGACATTACTGATCATGAGACGAGCAGCAATTCTTCTTAAAACGGTGATCGATGGGAAGACTTTCTATAGGGAAAATATCGAAGCGTTTAGTCAAATGGCTAAATACGGATTATTGATTGCAGCGCTAAGTGCCTTCAATTTTTATTATAAAGGGGATGTAGAGGAAGCATCATTATTCTCTTGGTCTCTCGACGTTCCTTTCGTGCCTTTAATGTTTGCGTTGGGCTGCAAGGTGCTAGCCGAGATATTCAAGCAGGGGCAATTGTTGAGCGAAGAGAACCAGTCATTCGTATGA
- a CDS encoding phytanoyl-CoA dioxygenase family protein has protein sequence MLILESIKKEYSHLLPKDEDILFYKKHGWYTSPVMLDDMVIKEALDGTQEFYRGEIDKEVLHQRIASSVDNQEGTLFNDEFVTLQKESLANAGFHPLVVATAAILAETDEIRLFADSLLTKKPSSDRSINTVGWHSDKAYWPTCTSNNMLTAWIPLQDCTLDMGPLFHIDESHRWRTDDQVKKYFNFTNMDLSGFQEYLQSDRPEAKEVPMLLKKGQVSFHNCHTIHASRSNLSSRDRIALAIHFQDATNKYQQVFKPNGDLIRIGYDYLCREDAAGNPDYRDPSIFPTLLKSNK, from the coding sequence ATGTTAATACTTGAAAGCATTAAGAAAGAATATTCCCATTTGCTTCCGAAAGATGAGGATATTCTCTTTTACAAAAAACACGGCTGGTATACGTCACCTGTGATGCTTGATGATATGGTAATTAAGGAAGCACTGGACGGTACTCAGGAATTCTATAGAGGAGAAATCGATAAAGAGGTCTTACACCAAAGAATTGCTTCCAGTGTTGATAATCAGGAAGGAACATTATTCAACGATGAGTTTGTCACATTGCAAAAGGAATCTCTTGCAAATGCGGGATTTCATCCCTTAGTCGTGGCAACAGCTGCCATTCTTGCTGAAACCGATGAAATCAGACTTTTTGCTGATTCCCTGCTCACTAAGAAACCATCTTCTGACCGTTCAATCAACACGGTAGGTTGGCATTCCGATAAAGCATACTGGCCCACCTGCACGTCCAATAATATGTTAACAGCTTGGATTCCTCTCCAGGATTGCACATTGGACATGGGGCCTCTATTTCACATCGATGAGAGTCATCGTTGGAGGACTGATGATCAAGTCAAGAAATATTTCAACTTCACAAATATGGATCTTTCCGGATTCCAAGAGTACCTACAATCCGATCGACCCGAAGCGAAAGAAGTCCCCATGTTACTGAAAAAAGGACAGGTAAGTTTCCATAACTGTCATACGATTCATGCCAGCCGATCAAACCTCAGTAGTAGAGATAGAATCGCATTGGCAATACATTTTCAGGATGCAACAAATAAATACCAGCAAGTATTTAAACCCAATGGGGATCTCATTCGAATAGGTTACGATTATCTTTGCAGAGAAGATGCCGCTGGTAATCCTGATTATAGAGACCCGAGCATATTTCCTACACTCTTAAAATCTAACAAGTAA
- a CDS encoding WbqC family protein, producing MQPYFLPYIGYFQLISSVDKFVSYSIVDYRKSSWINRNRVINYSNQNVSYIGYPIRKFRSGTIISNVQINEFSDWRTGARKFIFHNYKRSPFFDEIFHVYESILENSSEYVAELNNHAIKSICSFLDIKTVIEENNKPYEEIEEKLKSDIESGLPPMTARIAGICAYEEASHYINPIGGQGLYKPEDFQKFGVDLSFLKVNDLNYDQHLDVFHPNLSILDVLFHNGREKVKSMLSEFELIT from the coding sequence ATGCAGCCCTATTTTTTGCCATACATAGGGTACTTTCAGCTTATAAGCTCCGTCGATAAATTTGTTTCTTACAGTATAGTTGATTATCGTAAATCCAGTTGGATCAACAGAAATAGAGTTATCAATTATTCGAATCAAAATGTCTCATACATAGGCTATCCTATTAGAAAATTTCGTAGTGGAACGATCATTTCTAATGTTCAGATTAATGAATTTTCAGACTGGAGGACAGGAGCAAGAAAATTCATATTCCATAACTATAAGAGGTCTCCATTTTTCGATGAAATTTTCCATGTATATGAATCTATATTGGAGAATTCCTCAGAATATGTGGCGGAACTAAATAATCATGCCATTAAGTCAATTTGTTCTTTTTTGGATATCAAGACAGTTATCGAGGAGAACAACAAGCCATATGAGGAAATTGAGGAAAAATTAAAAAGTGATATAGAAAGCGGTTTGCCACCTATGACCGCACGTATCGCTGGAATTTGCGCATATGAAGAGGCTTCTCATTACATCAATCCTATTGGTGGGCAAGGTCTATACAAGCCAGAAGATTTTCAAAAATTTGGAGTCGATCTGTCATTTTTAAAAGTCAATGATCTGAATTATGATCAGCACCTGGATGTTTTCCACCCTAATTTATCAATTCTAGATGTCTTATTCCATAATGGGAGAGAGAAGGTGAAGTCAATGCTTTCGGAGTTCGAGCTAATCACTTAG
- a CDS encoding TauD/TfdA family dioxygenase: protein MNLVQDQDLSLPSLALSIRETLENKGFILIPQFAKDIEDLDELKEVYLDLCQLVGVPISHDTSDSIIWDIKMNEKSRSFVKTYSEHSHEAEMHTDSQYSEYPEDFFGLLTIKKANCGGGLSYVLSLDDILEEFQSNTKNRRYEEILRNTNYPFIVPNVFKKDNRKEREYNFGPILRDNEIRFRVDTFEKAILLNPELCTTDQVEAFKALKKIILNSEKTQKFYLEDRDLIFINNKTMLHGRSAFEDPERHLLRIRMNRH from the coding sequence ATGAATTTAGTACAGGACCAAGACTTGAGTTTACCATCTCTGGCACTAAGCATACGCGAAACGTTAGAAAATAAGGGATTTATCTTGATTCCTCAATTCGCCAAAGACATAGAAGACCTTGATGAATTAAAGGAAGTGTATCTTGACCTTTGCCAATTAGTCGGAGTACCTATATCGCATGATACTTCAGATAGCATCATATGGGACATCAAGATGAATGAAAAATCGAGGAGTTTTGTAAAAACATACTCAGAGCATTCTCATGAGGCTGAGATGCACACCGATAGCCAATATAGCGAGTATCCTGAGGACTTCTTTGGTCTATTGACTATTAAAAAGGCTAATTGCGGTGGTGGGTTATCTTATGTGTTAAGTCTCGACGATATCCTTGAAGAATTTCAAAGTAATACCAAGAATAGGCGGTATGAGGAAATATTACGAAATACTAATTATCCTTTTATTGTACCAAATGTGTTCAAAAAAGATAACCGGAAAGAAAGAGAATACAATTTTGGTCCTATCCTAAGAGACAATGAAATTAGATTCAGGGTCGATACATTTGAAAAAGCAATCTTATTAAACCCTGAGTTGTGTACCACAGATCAAGTCGAGGCATTCAAAGCTTTAAAGAAAATCATTTTGAACTCTGAGAAGACTCAAAAATTCTATCTGGAAGATCGCGACCTCATTTTTATTAATAATAAAACGATGCTGCATGGGAGGTCTGCATTTGAAGACCCAGAGCGACACTTACTGAGAATCCGGATGAATCGACATTGA
- a CDS encoding MaoC family dehydratase: MTVNNGFGRYFEDFEKGSIINHQTSKTIFESDNNFFSLLTMNHHPVHLNSHYAEQNEHGKILVVGTLVFSLAVGLTVPDISGKAIANLGYESIKHLHPTFINDTIYAKTEVLDLIPSKSKNDRGIVYVETVVTNQKEVVVMSFRRKVLVKRKA, encoded by the coding sequence ATGACTGTAAATAATGGATTTGGAAGATATTTTGAAGATTTTGAAAAAGGATCGATTATCAATCACCAAACTTCAAAAACAATCTTCGAGAGCGACAATAATTTCTTTTCCTTATTAACGATGAATCATCATCCAGTTCACTTAAATAGTCACTATGCTGAACAAAATGAACATGGAAAAATTCTAGTAGTCGGCACTCTGGTTTTTTCATTAGCTGTGGGACTTACAGTTCCAGATATAAGTGGAAAAGCCATTGCCAATTTGGGCTATGAGTCGATCAAGCACCTCCATCCGACTTTTATCAATGATACGATATATGCTAAAACTGAGGTGCTTGATTTAATACCATCAAAATCCAAAAATGATCGAGGAATTGTATACGTGGAGACCGTAGTTACCAATCAAAAGGAAGTAGTAGTGATGAGCTTCAGAAGAAAAGTATTAGTTAAAAGAAAAGCATGA
- a CDS encoding sulfatase-like hydrolase/transferase, giving the protein MRDQYIFAEFIRDLNRRNVVILFALFLLLLLSICPIKAQDNVLLIYVDDLKPALNAYGDSLAITPHIDSLITKSTTFLNASCQMAICSPSRASMLTGRYIDDISIYNLSTPVRQQNPGIISIPQHFKNSGYATAGTGKIFHRGSVDATGDSLSWSHGFEEVPTAYFNSNTGSGFNGYHNPEVKEQYEAFQEYVTQNEITDAAEINRALKLFPLARPSDESIELPDDAYLDGARTKYAIDKMTDLAAGNSPFFMAVGYGKPHLPFVAPKQYWDLYDRDEIPINPFQDRDESIPGFAFNSFGELRKQYSDTNLGQKVSELRQKRLIHGYYACVSYIDEQIGQLLDHLQKLELDKNTIVVFVSDHGWHLGDHAQWAKHSVFEQAVRTPLTIYDPRTAHESPNISDSPVELVDLFPTLVDMTGIQGIEGLPGKSLKPILSDRSTAIRFAALSQYPRKMNGLPVMGYSLRSKRYRYTRWIQIDYINKQRCGELVGRELYDYQVDPNETRNLVEDKEYEEIVQDFEQIFQERHIAQSPNLSPIEIDLTVCSQYTFNGKELFESGTYTETFRSQAGCDSTVTLNLEIDPLLELNVDTTTCGPMFFYDKELFESGTYTETFISQAGCDSTVTLNLEIVDKPDSLSLEIRENTLYAPGIEGEYRWIDCSKNEIIGSGNQPSFMPPYSGEFSVELMIGNCSILSECVTLDLLLGAQKDGHHLRVYPNPAKDFFSVQLARKFGSVRIDLLDLSGKNISSMEYSHVEHVEMIPMPRNKGVYFVRVVLNEEVYSYRILRM; this is encoded by the coding sequence ATGAGAGACCAATACATTTTTGCTGAATTCATCCGAGATCTGAATCGTAGAAATGTAGTCATTCTATTTGCTTTGTTCCTCCTGCTACTCCTCTCCATATGCCCGATTAAGGCTCAGGATAACGTTCTCCTTATCTATGTAGATGATTTAAAACCCGCATTAAATGCATATGGTGATTCCTTGGCCATAACCCCTCATATTGATAGCCTTATTACGAAGAGTACGACTTTCCTAAATGCTTCTTGTCAAATGGCTATCTGTTCACCATCAAGAGCAAGTATGTTGACTGGTAGATACATTGATGACATTTCAATCTACAACCTTAGTACACCAGTAAGGCAACAAAACCCCGGTATAATTTCAATTCCCCAGCACTTTAAGAATAGTGGTTACGCTACTGCAGGAACAGGGAAGATTTTTCATAGAGGATCCGTAGATGCAACTGGTGATAGTCTTTCCTGGTCTCATGGATTTGAAGAAGTTCCCACCGCTTATTTCAATTCAAACACAGGATCAGGTTTTAATGGTTATCATAACCCTGAAGTAAAAGAACAATATGAGGCTTTTCAGGAGTATGTAACACAAAATGAAATTACAGATGCCGCGGAAATCAATCGGGCATTGAAACTTTTTCCATTAGCCAGACCTAGTGATGAAAGCATCGAATTACCGGATGATGCCTATTTAGATGGGGCAAGGACAAAGTATGCAATAGACAAAATGACTGATCTTGCCGCAGGTAATTCACCATTTTTCATGGCCGTTGGCTATGGGAAACCTCACCTTCCGTTCGTTGCTCCAAAACAATATTGGGACCTTTATGACAGAGATGAAATTCCTATTAACCCCTTCCAGGATCGAGATGAGAGTATTCCGGGTTTTGCATTTAACAGTTTTGGTGAATTAAGAAAGCAATATTCTGATACGAATTTGGGTCAAAAGGTCAGTGAACTCAGGCAAAAAAGATTGATTCATGGATATTATGCGTGTGTATCCTACATTGATGAGCAGATCGGACAACTCTTAGATCATTTGCAAAAACTTGAGCTTGATAAAAATACGATTGTAGTATTTGTTAGTGATCATGGGTGGCATTTGGGTGATCATGCACAATGGGCTAAACATTCAGTTTTTGAACAAGCAGTACGAACGCCGCTTACGATTTACGATCCCCGGACGGCACATGAATCACCGAATATCTCAGACTCTCCTGTCGAATTAGTTGATTTGTTTCCGACGCTTGTGGATATGACCGGAATACAGGGAATAGAAGGCCTTCCCGGAAAGTCCTTGAAACCCATTTTAAGCGATCGTTCTACTGCAATTAGGTTCGCCGCTCTGAGCCAGTATCCCAGAAAAATGAATGGGCTCCCCGTAATGGGTTACTCCTTGCGCAGTAAACGATACAGATATACTCGTTGGATTCAAATTGATTATATTAATAAGCAACGTTGTGGTGAGTTGGTGGGGAGGGAGTTGTATGACTATCAGGTTGATCCGAATGAGACCAGGAATCTTGTCGAAGACAAGGAATATGAGGAGATTGTTCAGGACTTTGAGCAGATTTTTCAAGAGCGGCATATTGCGCAGAGCCCAAATTTAAGTCCGATTGAAATTGACTTAACCGTGTGTTCTCAGTATACTTTTAATGGTAAAGAGCTATTTGAATCTGGTACATATACCGAGACCTTTCGCTCTCAGGCAGGATGCGACAGTACGGTCACTTTAAATTTGGAGATTGACCCACTGCTTGAGTTGAATGTAGATACAACGACTTGCGGACCCATGTTTTTCTATGATAAAGAACTATTTGAGTCCGGTACCTATACCGAGACCTTTATTTCTCAGGCAGGGTGTGATAGTACAGTCACTTTGAATTTGGAAATTGTTGACAAACCAGATTCTCTTTCTCTGGAAATCAGAGAGAATACTTTGTATGCCCCGGGAATTGAAGGGGAGTATCGATGGATTGACTGTTCTAAAAATGAAATAATTGGTAGTGGAAACCAACCGTCATTTATGCCTCCTTATAGTGGGGAGTTTTCAGTAGAACTGATGATAGGCAATTGCTCAATTTTATCTGAATGTGTGACATTGGACCTGTTACTTGGAGCTCAGAAAGATGGACATCACTTAAGGGTATATCCAAACCCTGCTAAAGATTTCTTTAGTGTACAGTTAGCACGTAAGTTCGGGAGTGTAAGGATAGACCTATTGGATCTGTCGGGTAAAAACATTTCGAGTATGGAATATAGCCATGTTGAGCATGTTGAGATGATACCAATGCCTCGAAACAAGGGCGTTTATTTCGTAAGAGTGGTACTAAATGAAGAAGTTTACTCTTATCGAATACTTCGCATGTGA